From Cannabis sativa cultivar Pink pepper isolate KNU-18-1 chromosome 8, ASM2916894v1, whole genome shotgun sequence, a single genomic window includes:
- the LOC133030578 gene encoding uncharacterized protein LOC133030578, giving the protein MVTRGCLLRSLLKTDLLQTRILLPNSCKTLLQFHHNCPFGIVQNSVTFLKIIKITQDKVATLNNSKDTSPAHFDMLKSSEPILDELLAQEEECWKQCSQVSWLKSGDSNTKFFHQKANSRHSYNTIKSLIDDQGNEHSSLEGISRTIEEYFNNIYATDGIDSEALHHVISSVPCKITADMNQILTQPYTTEDVYTALNSMSEDNSPDLDGMSVMFYTNYWHIVGDLVTKTVLNILNNGVDPSSLTRL; this is encoded by the coding sequence atggtTACAAGAGGATGCTTGCTCAGATCATTGCTAAAAACTGATCTGCTTCAGACTCGAATTCTGCTGCCCAACTCGTGCAAAACATTATTGCAATTTCATCACAACTGTCCTTTTGGCATCGTGCAAAATTCAGTGACCTtcctaaaaataataaagattacTCAAGACAAAGTGGCTACTCTCAACAATTCAAAAGACACCAGCCCTGCACATTTTGATATGCTAAAATCGAGTGAACCTATTTTGGATGAACTACTTGCACAGGAAGAAGAATGTTGGAAACAATGTTCTCAAGTTTCTTGGTTAAAGTCTGGTGACTCAAATACAAAATTCTTCCATCAAAAAGCAAACAGTAGGCACTCCTACAATACTATCAAATCTCTGATTGATGATCAAGGCAATGAACATTCCTCTCTAGAGGGTATTAGTAGAACAATTGAAGAATATTTCAACAATATTTATGCTACTGATGGCATAGATTCAGAGGCTCTCCATCATGTTATCTCTTCTGTTCCATGTAAAATCACAGCTGATATGAACCAGATTCTAACTCAACCATACACTACTGAAGATGTCTACACTGCCCTTAATTCTATGAGTGAAGACAATAGTCCTGATCTTGATGGAATGTCAGTTATGTTCTACACTAACTATTGGCACATTGTGGGAGACTTGGTCACCAAAACTGTTCTCAATATCCTTAATAATGGGGTTGATCCATCTTCTTTAACAAGACTTTGA